A section of the Acanthochromis polyacanthus isolate Apoly-LR-REF ecotype Palm Island chromosome 13, KAUST_Apoly_ChrSc, whole genome shotgun sequence genome encodes:
- the LOC110948693 gene encoding dapper homolog 3 isoform X1 produces the protein MHRAFSFPVTVERSRTKERLEASLAGLCELELRRQRQECLVLGALALGDPLEQDGSREELACFSSWGQENLTLRRQLSALQSSPWGLMQALEQQVGELRIDTDDGCCDGGLGDAGDSRPSSGFYESSEGQSPKGKSCSTEPAETVSPWAHTNDRPKSVGDPLMLNGDFDVPAPRSTLPRSFSAPYPPLEGIAEEVTAADSWEWDPSGANHGWQQQSAQDQATEEGYQQALKVEGYILGLIQRHTLSPRPCQPRTTLSPDPSFCSASGHSSLHRRTPSLTSEQRLPDPHLQPHVDLSANPKSQAWGCDPLEGEACGGEAPSLEEDCYLALPYPQSRPHSLAGRLPSPLPSLDPNCGVGALDPCCEPPSPQHYLHPQPPIHRMQNLVSAQYIPGQACHAPVRSPRHYHPEQPKPSRVTTSPDHPNSKSRTSKRSHNERQRSKKSSSKAGRSQSENSLLGQRVLPERRYSTTERHQGRGDPAQNQSQAAGPQMGNNSHNGSRRWCSNLELSQDEGETHAGQVHRRPPRKSRHGHSCSHSQPQSYHQQQRWHPDFQERAPLCQGEEGYAAAAPAESESSMSEVYSPASSSLSSDSDESGGLVWPQQLPPRLASTSSSSSPSSQANANTPSQPKAFVKIKASHALKKKILRFRSGSLKVMTTV, from the exons ATGCACCGCGCGTTCTCGTTCCCGGTGACTGTGGAGCGCAGTCGGACCAAGGAGCGCCTGGAGGCGAGTCTGGCGGGTCTGTGTGAGCTGGAGCTCCGCAGGCAGAGGCAGGAGTGTCTGGTGCTGGGAGCGCTGGCTCTGGGAGACCCTCTGGAGCAGGACGGCTCCAGAGAAGAGCTGGCGTGTTTCAGCAGCTGGGGACAAGAAAACTTAACGCTAAGGCGACAGCTG AGTGCTCTTCAGAGTTCCCCATGGGGCCTAATGCAGGCGCTGGAACAGCAGGTGGGAGAGCTGAGGATCGACACCGACGACGGCTGCTGTGATGGAGGTCTAGGAGACGCTGGCGACAGTCGGCCCAGCTCTG GTTTCTATGAGTCAAGTGAGGGACAGTCACCTAAAGGCAAATCTTGCTCCACTGAGCCTGCAGAGACCGTCTCCCCCTGGGCTCACACCAACGACAGGCCGAAGTCTGTGG GAGACCCCCTGATGCTGAATGGAGATTTTGATGTGCCAGCTCCACGCTCCACCCTGCCTCGCTCTTTCTCTGCCCCTTACCCACCTCTGGAGGGGATCGCTGAGGAGGTCACGGCAGCAGACTCCTGGGAGTGGGACCCCAGCGGAGCAAACCACGGCTGGCAGCAGCAGTCTGCACAGGACCAGGCCACAGAGGAGGGCTACCAGCAGGCTTTGAAGGTGGAGGGTTACATCCTAGGTCTCATCCAGCGCCACACCCTCTCTCCACGTCCATGTCAGCCTCGAACCACCCTGAGCCCTGACCCCTCATTCTGCAGTGCCTCAGGACACAGCTCCCTACACAGGAGAACTCCTTCTCTAACCTCTGAGCAGCGCCTTCCTGACCCCCATCTTCAGCCCCACGTTGACCTTTCGGCAAACCCGAAGAGCCAGGCATGGGGTTGTGACCCCCTAGAGGGGGAGGCCTGTGGTGGAGAGGCCCCttccttggaggaggactgctatTTGGCTCTGCCCTACCCCCAGTCCAGGCCACACTCCCTGGCTGGGAGACTACCATCACCTCTGCCCTCTCTGGACCCAAACTGTGGTGTTGGGGCTCTTGACCCCTGTTGTGAACCCCCTTCCCCCCAACATTATCTACATCCACAACCCCCTATTCATCGCATGCAAAATTTAGTAAGTGCTCAATATATCCCTGGACAGGCCTGTCATGCCCCTGTGCGCTCCCCCAGACACTACCACCCAGAGCAGCCTAAGCCCAGCCGAGTCACCACCTCTCCTGACCATCCCAACTCCAAGTCCAGAACATCTAAGAGAAGTCACAATGAGCGACAGAGGTCTAAGAAATCAAGCAGCAAAGCCGGTCGATCCCAGTCAGAAAACAGCCTCCTGGGTCAGCGAGTGCTCCCTGAGAGGAGGTACAGCACCACAGAGAGGCACCAAGGCAGAGGAGATCCTGCTCAGAACCAAAGCCAGGCCGCTGGACCACAGATGGGCAACAACAGCCACAATGGGAGCCGACGCTGGTGCTCCAACCTGGAGCTCAGCCAGGACGAGGGGGAGACCCACGCAGGCCAGGTTCACAGACGACCGCCTCGAAAATCTCGCCATGGTCATTCTTGTTCCCATTCCCAACCCCAGAGCTACCACCAACAGCAGCGCTGGCACCcagactttcaggaaagagctCCCCTCTGTCAGGGAGAGGAGGGCTACGCCGCCGCCGCCCCAGCAGAGTCTGAGTCCAGCATGAGTGAGGTTTATTCTCCTGCCTCCAGCTCACTGTCCAGCGACTCAGATGAGAGCGGGGGGCTGGTTTGGCCCCAGCAGTTGCCACCACGTCTTGCTTCtacctcctcctcgtcctctccTTCATcgcaagctaatgctaacacccCATCCCAACCGAAAGCCTTCGTTAAGATCAAAGCCTCCCACGCTCTCAAGAAGAAGATTCTCAGATTCCGCTCAGGGTCCCTCAAAGTCATGACGACTGTGTGA
- the LOC110948693 gene encoding dapper homolog 3 isoform X2: MQALEQQVGELRIDTDDGCCDGGLGDAGDSRPSSGFYESSEGQSPKGKSCSTEPAETVSPWAHTNDRPKSVGDPLMLNGDFDVPAPRSTLPRSFSAPYPPLEGIAEEVTAADSWEWDPSGANHGWQQQSAQDQATEEGYQQALKVEGYILGLIQRHTLSPRPCQPRTTLSPDPSFCSASGHSSLHRRTPSLTSEQRLPDPHLQPHVDLSANPKSQAWGCDPLEGEACGGEAPSLEEDCYLALPYPQSRPHSLAGRLPSPLPSLDPNCGVGALDPCCEPPSPQHYLHPQPPIHRMQNLVSAQYIPGQACHAPVRSPRHYHPEQPKPSRVTTSPDHPNSKSRTSKRSHNERQRSKKSSSKAGRSQSENSLLGQRVLPERRYSTTERHQGRGDPAQNQSQAAGPQMGNNSHNGSRRWCSNLELSQDEGETHAGQVHRRPPRKSRHGHSCSHSQPQSYHQQQRWHPDFQERAPLCQGEEGYAAAAPAESESSMSEVYSPASSSLSSDSDESGGLVWPQQLPPRLASTSSSSSPSSQANANTPSQPKAFVKIKASHALKKKILRFRSGSLKVMTTV, encoded by the exons ATGCAGGCGCTGGAACAGCAGGTGGGAGAGCTGAGGATCGACACCGACGACGGCTGCTGTGATGGAGGTCTAGGAGACGCTGGCGACAGTCGGCCCAGCTCTG GTTTCTATGAGTCAAGTGAGGGACAGTCACCTAAAGGCAAATCTTGCTCCACTGAGCCTGCAGAGACCGTCTCCCCCTGGGCTCACACCAACGACAGGCCGAAGTCTGTGG GAGACCCCCTGATGCTGAATGGAGATTTTGATGTGCCAGCTCCACGCTCCACCCTGCCTCGCTCTTTCTCTGCCCCTTACCCACCTCTGGAGGGGATCGCTGAGGAGGTCACGGCAGCAGACTCCTGGGAGTGGGACCCCAGCGGAGCAAACCACGGCTGGCAGCAGCAGTCTGCACAGGACCAGGCCACAGAGGAGGGCTACCAGCAGGCTTTGAAGGTGGAGGGTTACATCCTAGGTCTCATCCAGCGCCACACCCTCTCTCCACGTCCATGTCAGCCTCGAACCACCCTGAGCCCTGACCCCTCATTCTGCAGTGCCTCAGGACACAGCTCCCTACACAGGAGAACTCCTTCTCTAACCTCTGAGCAGCGCCTTCCTGACCCCCATCTTCAGCCCCACGTTGACCTTTCGGCAAACCCGAAGAGCCAGGCATGGGGTTGTGACCCCCTAGAGGGGGAGGCCTGTGGTGGAGAGGCCCCttccttggaggaggactgctatTTGGCTCTGCCCTACCCCCAGTCCAGGCCACACTCCCTGGCTGGGAGACTACCATCACCTCTGCCCTCTCTGGACCCAAACTGTGGTGTTGGGGCTCTTGACCCCTGTTGTGAACCCCCTTCCCCCCAACATTATCTACATCCACAACCCCCTATTCATCGCATGCAAAATTTAGTAAGTGCTCAATATATCCCTGGACAGGCCTGTCATGCCCCTGTGCGCTCCCCCAGACACTACCACCCAGAGCAGCCTAAGCCCAGCCGAGTCACCACCTCTCCTGACCATCCCAACTCCAAGTCCAGAACATCTAAGAGAAGTCACAATGAGCGACAGAGGTCTAAGAAATCAAGCAGCAAAGCCGGTCGATCCCAGTCAGAAAACAGCCTCCTGGGTCAGCGAGTGCTCCCTGAGAGGAGGTACAGCACCACAGAGAGGCACCAAGGCAGAGGAGATCCTGCTCAGAACCAAAGCCAGGCCGCTGGACCACAGATGGGCAACAACAGCCACAATGGGAGCCGACGCTGGTGCTCCAACCTGGAGCTCAGCCAGGACGAGGGGGAGACCCACGCAGGCCAGGTTCACAGACGACCGCCTCGAAAATCTCGCCATGGTCATTCTTGTTCCCATTCCCAACCCCAGAGCTACCACCAACAGCAGCGCTGGCACCcagactttcaggaaagagctCCCCTCTGTCAGGGAGAGGAGGGCTACGCCGCCGCCGCCCCAGCAGAGTCTGAGTCCAGCATGAGTGAGGTTTATTCTCCTGCCTCCAGCTCACTGTCCAGCGACTCAGATGAGAGCGGGGGGCTGGTTTGGCCCCAGCAGTTGCCACCACGTCTTGCTTCtacctcctcctcgtcctctccTTCATcgcaagctaatgctaacacccCATCCCAACCGAAAGCCTTCGTTAAGATCAAAGCCTCCCACGCTCTCAAGAAGAAGATTCTCAGATTCCGCTCAGGGTCCCTCAAAGTCATGACGACTGTGTGA
- the c5ar1 gene encoding C5a anaphylatoxin chemotactic receptor 1, which yields MEDYYYEDFNSTDYEFNFTGIPDFSIPKIQPIQIAALVFYGLVVLLGVPGNALVVWVTGFCMPRSVTSLWFLNLALADLLCCLSIPLLMVPLVHDDHWHFGPLACTLVKGLFYLVMYCSILQLVLISIDRLMLVNRPVWCQNHRRPRMAAFGCVAVWILALIGSVPQFVYATEIHAGIDKRECVMAYTIQSVWPVSSFRFLMGFIFPFLVILVCHLVVYSRAEKGLTRGRTRSKRTLRVIIAVVLSFFLCWLPLHIVDFLILITPRHSPHRPKLYLAHVIALCLAYFNSCLNPLLYVCLGKGFKDSMNRSLRNILHFISEDPNTRMTVTNTDTKSTSNGKEMTKV from the coding sequence ATGGAAGACTACTACTATGAGGACTTTAACTCCACTGACTATGAATTCAACTTCACTGGGATTCCAGACTTTTCAATTCCCAAAATTCAACCGATCCAGATAGCGGCTCTGGTCTTCTACGGCCTGGTGGTGCTGCTGGGTGTCCCAGGAAATGCCCTGGTGGTGTGGGTGACGGGGTTCTGCATGCCCCGCTCTGTCACCTCGCTCTGGTTTCTGAACCTGGCCCTGGCGGACCTCCTGTGCTGCCTTTCCATCCCCCTCCTCATGGTCCCTCTGGTCCATGACGACCACTGGCACTTTGGCCCGCTGGCCTGCACGCTGGTCAAAGGCCTCTTCTACCTGGTGATGTACTGCAGCATCCTGCAGCTGGTTCTGATCAGCATAGACCGCTTGATGCTGGTCAACAGACCCGTCTGGTGTCAGAACCACAGGCGACCTCGCATGGCTGCCTTTGGATGCGTCGCTGTGTGGATCCTGGCCCTGATTGGCAGCGTCCCCCAGTTTGTTTACGCCACGGAGATCCACGCAGGCATAGACAAGCGAGAGTGTGTGATGGCCTACACTATACAGAGCGTCTGGCCTGTCAGTTCCTTCCGCTTCCTCATGGGGTTCATCTTCCCTTTCCTGGTGATCTTGGTGTGTCATTTGGTGGTGTACAGCAGGGCCGAGAAAGGGCTGACTCGGGGTCGCACCCGGTCCAAGCGCACACTGAGGGTGATCATCGCTGTGGTGCTCAGCTTCTTCCTGTGCTGGCTCCCTCTGCACATCGTGGACTTCCTCATACTGATCACCCCTCGGCATTCCCCTCACAGGCCTAAACTTTACCTGGCACACGTCATAGCGCTGTGCCTGGCCTATTTCAACAGCTGTCTCAACCCCctgctgtatgtgtgtctggGAAAGGGCTTCAAGGACAGCATGAACCGCTCCCTGCGCAACATCCTGCACTTCATCAGCGAGGACCCGAATACCAGGATGACCGTCACCAACACAGACACCAAAAGCACCAGCAATGGGAAGGAGATGACTAAAGTCTGA